From Pelosinus fermentans DSM 17108, the proteins below share one genomic window:
- a CDS encoding DUF2992 family protein, whose translation MGQVDQRINPKRLQRLVQKEIKNVGIGTKAQQALKLDQ comes from the coding sequence ATGGGGCAAGTAGATCAAAGAATCAACCCTAAACGACTCCAGCGTTTAGTGCAAAAAGAAATCAAAAATGTTGGCATTGGTACAAAAGCCCAACAAGCTCTCAAACTAGATCAATAG
- a CDS encoding MarR family winged helix-turn-helix transcriptional regulator, whose protein sequence is MYILNDAISFIISRTYSRMKNIFLKKLKRYGITLEQWVLLAQLSEKEGISPTDLSLVSLRDKPYTTRLIDRLAENGLIFKEESKIDKRSSLIYLTQQGAEIKKEIIPIADEINEWLVENMDEEEVRKLKVVLYKMYENIQSHSR, encoded by the coding sequence ATGTATATTCTAAATGATGCCATTAGTTTTATTATTAGTAGAACATATTCTAGAATGAAAAACATATTTCTAAAAAAACTAAAAAGGTATGGAATTACTCTTGAGCAATGGGTTTTACTTGCTCAACTTTCAGAAAAAGAAGGAATTTCACCAACTGATTTATCTTTAGTATCACTTAGAGATAAACCATATACAACAAGACTTATTGATCGATTAGCAGAAAATGGGCTTATTTTTAAGGAAGAAAGCAAGATTGATAAACGTTCGTCATTAATTTATCTAACACAACAGGGAGCGGAAATAAAAAAAGAGATTATTCCCATCGCTGATGAAATTAATGAGTGGTTAGTTGAGAATATGGATGAGGAAGAAGTAAGAAAGCTTAAGGTTGTATTGTATAAAATGTATGAGAATATCCAATCTCATAGTCGATAG
- a CDS encoding HXXEE domain-containing protein — protein sequence MNYLRNYWQDIGGIVGVVVCIGLFFRYQHIQELQVILWLSFVAILFHQFEEYRWPGYFPGVFNIVLFKSANPDKYPLNSHSAMVINILIAYGFYLLPIFFIDQIWIGLAPIFMGFFQLVWHGVFANLKIKGIYNPGLFAVIFLHIPIGAWYINYIMVHNLVTVYDWILGIAYFAVATYVLIVKGNMWMKNEKSIYSFNQKQLGPYR from the coding sequence ATGAATTATTTAAGGAATTATTGGCAAGATATCGGTGGTATTGTAGGGGTAGTAGTATGCATTGGTTTATTTTTTCGATACCAACACATACAAGAACTCCAAGTGATTTTATGGCTGAGTTTTGTTGCAATTCTCTTTCATCAGTTTGAGGAGTATCGATGGCCAGGATATTTCCCCGGTGTTTTTAATATCGTCTTATTCAAAAGTGCAAATCCAGATAAGTATCCTTTAAATAGCCATTCAGCGATGGTTATTAATATTTTAATTGCCTATGGTTTTTATTTGCTTCCCATCTTTTTTATAGATCAAATATGGATTGGATTAGCGCCAATATTTATGGGATTTTTTCAATTGGTATGGCATGGGGTTTTTGCTAATCTTAAAATTAAAGGTATTTATAATCCTGGTCTGTTTGCTGTTATTTTTCTGCATATTCCGATAGGGGCTTGGTATATCAACTATATTATGGTGCATAATTTAGTAACTGTGTACGATTGGATATTGGGAATTGCATATTTTGCTGTAGCTACTTACGTGTTAATTGTAAAAGGTAATATGTGGATGAAAAATGAGAAATCAATTTACAGTTTTAATCAAAAACAACTAGGTCCTTATCGTTGA